One window of the Carnobacterium maltaromaticum DSM 20342 genome contains the following:
- a CDS encoding TetR/AcrR family transcriptional regulator yields MPTQTFFNLPIDKQKRLLDAASTEFSRVPLTEASINNIIKLAEISRGSFYQYFKDKEDLYYYFFATLKQDSKKMLEDCLKEANGDLFLGYQNYFPKMLTMITEDKQASFFKHMFLHMDYRTSREVTPEAMKKRECEHKKDRHHNHFADFVNADLLKIDSDEDFHSLFKVMMTFLFQTIGDAFAKELPRDEVIASFNKKLFWLRDGVYVKSEGEK; encoded by the coding sequence ATGCCAACTCAAACATTTTTTAACTTACCCATTGATAAGCAAAAGCGATTACTAGATGCAGCGTCAACAGAATTTTCTAGAGTTCCATTAACAGAAGCATCAATTAACAATATTATTAAGCTAGCAGAGATTTCGAGAGGCAGCTTTTATCAATATTTTAAAGATAAAGAAGATTTGTATTATTATTTTTTTGCGACTTTAAAACAAGACAGTAAAAAAATGTTGGAAGACTGTTTAAAAGAAGCTAATGGTGACTTGTTTTTAGGATACCAAAATTATTTTCCTAAGATGCTAACGATGATTACTGAAGACAAACAAGCGTCATTTTTTAAACATATGTTTTTGCATATGGACTATCGGACAAGTCGCGAAGTTACGCCTGAAGCTATGAAGAAAAGAGAGTGCGAACACAAAAAAGATCGACATCATAATCATTTTGCTGATTTTGTTAATGCGGATTTACTGAAAATTGATTCAGATGAAGATTTTCATTCACTGTTTAAAGTGATGATGACCTTTTTATTTCAAACAATTGGCGATGCTTTTGCAAAAGAATTACCAAGGGATGAAGTAATTGCTAGTTTTAATAAAAAATTGTTTTGGTTACGTGATGGTGTCTACGTAAAAAGCGAGGGAGAGAAGTAG
- a CDS encoding FMN-dependent NADH-azoreductase, with the protein MSKVLVIKAHPLTGEVSRSMQVVDTFITAYKEKNHFDHINEINLYTSFIPEIDLDILAAWDALRTGTEFETLSQEQQDKVSRFNELTELFLDADKVIIANPLWNLNVPTRLKAWIDTVNVAGKTFKYTAEGPVGLVTDKKVLHIQSSGGVYKGQDPASQYLKMIFNFIGVTDYHQLAVEGMDHDPEHAPAIMAEGFAAAKDLAQTF; encoded by the coding sequence ATGAGTAAAGTATTAGTTATTAAAGCACATCCATTAACAGGAGAAGTATCACGTTCTATGCAAGTTGTTGATACATTTATCACAGCTTATAAAGAAAAAAATCACTTTGACCACATCAATGAAATCAATTTGTATACATCATTCATTCCAGAAATTGATTTAGACATACTAGCAGCTTGGGATGCATTACGTACAGGTACTGAATTTGAAACGTTGTCTCAAGAACAACAAGATAAAGTTTCACGTTTTAATGAACTTACTGAATTATTCTTAGACGCTGATAAAGTCATTATTGCTAATCCACTATGGAATTTAAATGTTCCAACTCGTTTGAAAGCCTGGATTGACACTGTCAATGTAGCAGGAAAAACTTTCAAATATACTGCTGAAGGCCCTGTTGGCTTAGTGACGGATAAAAAAGTCTTACACATCCAATCAAGTGGCGGTGTTTATAAAGGCCAAGATCCTGCTAGCCAATATTTAAAAATGATTTTCAACTTTATTGGAGTTACTGACTATCACCAACTTGCTGTTGAGGGAATGGATCATGATCCAGAACATGCACCAGCTATTATGGCTGAAGGTTTCGCAGCAGCGAAAGATCTAGCTCAAACATTCTAA
- a CDS encoding AI-2E family transporter — MEDLDQKTEKRKNFSWFWRWFLNNKFVTVLLVNLLILLNIFVLSKMGYLFQPIGSFFSVIGLPIIMAGILYYLINPLVDWLESKKIPRVFGITIVFIIILGLIVWGVAILIPLMQKQTMSFITNWPSYWERANSELDNLLRSDLFSQLQDQLSSTNGDIVKSVTGQLNSMLNSTVNGLGSVVGAVTNVVIAVVTMPFILFYLLKDGKNLPHHLMKFVPTKLRDTTFRLLTDMNTQISQYIRGQLIVAFFVAIMFMAGYAIVGLEYAVTLGILAGFLNLVPYLGSFLAMVPAVIIALVDSPEMLIKVMIIFVIEQTIEGRVISPQVLGSNLEVHPVTIIIVLLTAGKLFGIPGVILGIPGYAVLKVLLTYIFNWYKEVSGLYHHDYNPAPLPDSGVKNEKSES, encoded by the coding sequence ATGGAAGATTTAGATCAGAAGACTGAAAAACGCAAGAACTTCTCTTGGTTTTGGCGTTGGTTTTTAAACAATAAATTTGTTACAGTTCTGTTGGTAAATTTATTAATTCTATTAAATATTTTTGTTTTATCCAAAATGGGTTATCTATTTCAACCAATCGGTAGTTTTTTTAGTGTGATTGGGTTGCCCATTATTATGGCTGGAATATTGTATTATTTGATTAATCCATTGGTTGACTGGCTCGAAAGCAAAAAAATTCCTAGAGTTTTTGGAATCACGATTGTCTTTATTATTATCTTAGGTTTAATTGTTTGGGGAGTAGCTATTTTAATTCCATTGATGCAAAAACAAACCATGAGTTTTATTACAAACTGGCCCTCATACTGGGAAAGAGCCAATAGCGAACTTGACAACTTGCTGAGAAGTGACTTGTTTTCTCAGTTGCAAGATCAATTATCTAGCACAAATGGAGACATTGTTAAGTCTGTAACTGGACAATTAAATTCAATGCTTAATTCAACTGTAAATGGTTTAGGTAGTGTGGTAGGTGCTGTTACTAACGTTGTTATTGCCGTGGTTACAATGCCATTTATTTTATTTTATCTTTTAAAAGATGGGAAGAACTTGCCTCATCATTTAATGAAATTTGTTCCTACTAAATTACGTGATACAACATTTAGATTATTGACAGATATGAATACTCAAATTAGCCAATACATTCGTGGTCAACTAATTGTTGCTTTTTTTGTAGCAATTATGTTCATGGCTGGATATGCTATTGTTGGTTTAGAGTATGCAGTGACATTAGGTATTTTAGCTGGATTCTTAAATCTAGTTCCTTATTTAGGTTCATTTTTAGCAATGGTTCCAGCTGTGATTATTGCCTTAGTCGATTCACCAGAAATGCTGATTAAAGTCATGATTATTTTTGTTATTGAACAAACGATAGAAGGTCGAGTTATTTCACCGCAAGTTCTAGGAAGCAACTTAGAGGTTCATCCAGTTACGATTATTATCGTTTTACTAACAGCAGGAAAATTATTTGGAATTCCTGGAGTTATTCTAGGTATACCAGGTTATGCTGTCTTGAAAGTGTTGTTAACGTATATTTTCAACTGGTATAAAGAAGTTTCTGGATTGTATCACCATGATTATAACCCCGCCCCATTGCCTGACAGTGGAGTCAAAAATGAAAAATCTGAAAGTTAA
- a CDS encoding PTS glucitol/sorbitol transporter subunit IIA, translating into MTIGTVTSIGPQAISEQDPIIILFGEEATEDIRQVSVIQAFEDGREMIELKKGQTIKFDNQSYTIEAVGSLAVDNLNSIGHITLSFTEVPAEDMLGNGIYLSPQELPTISVGTKISYEA; encoded by the coding sequence ATGACAATTGGAACAGTAACAAGTATTGGACCACAAGCAATCAGTGAACAAGATCCAATCATTATTTTATTTGGTGAAGAAGCAACAGAGGATATCCGTCAGGTTTCTGTCATCCAAGCTTTTGAGGATGGAAGAGAAATGATTGAATTAAAAAAAGGACAAACCATTAAGTTTGATAATCAGTCTTATACAATTGAAGCGGTAGGTTCTTTGGCCGTAGATAATTTAAATAGCATCGGGCATATTACGTTAAGTTTTACTGAAGTTCCAGCAGAGGATATGTTAGGGAATGGAATTTACCTGAGTCCACAAGAACTTCCAACGATTTCAGTTGGTACAAAAATCAGTTACGAAGCGTAA
- a CDS encoding CDP-glycerol glycerophosphotransferase family protein: protein MSLRSSIKDSHLFLNRHKTELILKHPSFSIRTQGDQIVTTVTLNKDHPVYFKGFFILHRETGEKYDFSTTEIDPTNFSFQFNLTDFIHQIVPQGGREHFEFYFGISYFVDNQWVDKEEPLSLDLFEHFDSYGLTQFKDREDDIYPYFSRKTNGFCFTVNVPVRSLRYIKGSYITDIKTKQQKINIHGKISSKAIAINRIDTIMVGKRSGLKRTIHSNIMLDNLESGTHLYHYDYHILIDTKDFAQELLLIEFPDDDFDLYFEVYLNGLFEPTVVRVGNPKALKSKGIYKNAFYSYATTSYTFAPNFTSQSQSLSICVTRFEKAVFSYFREMLVLFWFIRPFYLKNKIWVIGEKPHTANNNGFAFYRYMRENHPERNVFYVIDPASPDYQKLEKYGSDHILPFKSKKHIWHLFMARVILTAYHPHEIYPTRTQQLLNFIRGKKIYLQNEVIGLQNEIETLGHSSLQFETDLFLVSSKNELRLVTDVLHYAKEQVAITGLARFDELFDPAKPMIIENQLLFFPVDHETGLHFQTEFIDILAANYLTFLASSDFTEYLKQNQLNLVIALPPAFNKYATEFQKLATKLVYQEDGNLIELLKASKIMITDYASEAFDFSFLDKPVLFYQIEAQFQQVDSDEAVHLHHSYQNELPGEIATDADSLMHLLEVAQITHFEISKQNKQKANFLIEYRDTNACQRIFETVTRFTKG, encoded by the coding sequence ATGTCATTGAGATCATCTATTAAAGATTCTCATTTATTTTTAAATCGACACAAAACTGAATTAATTTTGAAACATCCAAGCTTTTCAATCCGTACACAAGGCGATCAAATTGTTACAACTGTAACTTTGAACAAAGATCATCCTGTTTACTTTAAAGGCTTCTTTATTTTGCATCGTGAAACTGGAGAAAAATACGATTTTTCTACAACTGAAATTGATCCAACAAACTTTTCTTTTCAATTTAATCTAACTGATTTTATTCATCAGATTGTTCCTCAAGGTGGCCGTGAACATTTTGAATTTTATTTTGGAATCAGTTACTTTGTTGATAACCAATGGGTAGATAAGGAAGAACCTCTTTCTTTAGATTTATTTGAGCACTTTGATTCATACGGGTTAACCCAATTTAAAGATCGAGAAGACGATATTTATCCCTACTTCAGCCGTAAAACAAATGGTTTTTGTTTTACTGTAAACGTTCCAGTTCGTAGCCTACGCTACATTAAAGGGAGCTATATCACAGATATAAAAACCAAACAACAAAAAATAAATATCCATGGAAAAATCAGTTCAAAAGCAATTGCGATTAATCGAATTGATACCATTATGGTTGGTAAACGATCTGGGCTAAAACGGACCATTCATTCAAATATCATGTTAGATAATTTAGAATCTGGTACACATTTATACCACTATGACTACCATATTTTAATTGATACAAAAGATTTTGCGCAAGAACTACTATTAATTGAATTTCCAGATGATGATTTTGATTTGTATTTTGAAGTCTATTTAAACGGGCTGTTTGAACCCACCGTTGTTCGAGTTGGAAATCCAAAAGCGTTAAAATCAAAAGGAATCTATAAAAATGCTTTTTATTCTTACGCAACAACTAGTTATACGTTTGCGCCAAACTTTACGTCTCAATCTCAAAGCTTGTCTATTTGTGTGACACGTTTTGAAAAAGCTGTTTTTTCTTATTTTAGAGAAATGTTGGTGTTGTTTTGGTTTATCCGACCTTTTTACTTAAAAAATAAAATTTGGGTAATTGGTGAAAAACCTCATACTGCTAATAATAATGGCTTTGCTTTTTATCGTTACATGCGTGAAAACCATCCCGAACGTAATGTTTTTTATGTTATTGATCCTGCTTCACCTGATTATCAAAAATTAGAAAAATACGGTTCTGATCATATTTTACCTTTTAAATCTAAAAAACATATTTGGCACTTATTTATGGCAAGAGTCATTTTAACCGCCTATCATCCGCATGAAATCTATCCAACTCGCACACAGCAATTATTGAATTTTATTCGTGGGAAAAAGATTTATTTACAAAATGAAGTGATCGGCTTACAAAACGAAATCGAAACTTTAGGACATTCTTCTTTGCAGTTTGAAACTGATTTATTTTTAGTTAGTTCAAAAAATGAACTACGTCTAGTTACTGATGTTTTACACTATGCTAAAGAACAAGTTGCTATTACTGGGTTGGCGCGCTTTGACGAACTATTTGACCCTGCTAAACCGATGATTATCGAAAATCAATTACTATTTTTCCCGGTGGATCATGAAACGGGTTTACACTTTCAAACAGAATTTATTGATATTTTAGCTGCTAATTATTTAACATTCCTAGCTAGCTCAGATTTTACTGAGTATTTGAAACAGAACCAATTAAATTTAGTCATTGCTTTGCCTCCAGCCTTTAATAAGTATGCTACAGAATTTCAAAAACTGGCTACAAAGCTTGTTTATCAAGAGGATGGGAATTTAATTGAGTTGTTAAAAGCGAGTAAAATTATGATTACAGATTACGCCTCTGAGGCTTTTGATTTTAGCTTTTTAGATAAACCTGTTTTATTCTATCAAATAGAAGCACAGTTTCAACAAGTCGATTCGGATGAAGCTGTTCACTTGCATCATAGCTACCAAAATGAATTACCTGGTGAAATCGCGACAGATGCAGATAGTTTAATGCATTTATTGGAAGTTGCACAAATAACCCATTTTGAAATTAGTAAACAAAACAAACAAAAAGCGAATTTTTTAATTGAATATCGCGATACAAACGCATGTCAACGGATTTTTGAAACTGTTACTCGTTTTACTAAAGGCTAA
- a CDS encoding lactonase family protein has product MKETLFLGTYTKRESEGVYTITLDTEKKQLENLTLIAKVDSPTYLGLSKNQDFLYAVAKVDGDGGMSSYKKDASGTYQLVNSVTAAGAPPCYVGVDDARGFLYTANYHKGEIGVLKVAEDGTLTLVDTVAHTGSSVHENQTSPHAHYSDLTPDHNYVVACDLGTDSVYSYSVSTEGKLTEVSRYNAAPGTGPRHLVFNPNGKIAYLFGELSSVVIVLGYDATTGAFTEIQTISTIPNNFTDFNGGAAIRVSSDGKFLYASNRGHDSIVVYSISNEGKTLEQIQLIASEGQIPRDFNLDSTEDFVIVAHQDSDNLTLFSRDRETGLLNMIQKDVYAPECVCVLR; this is encoded by the coding sequence ATGAAAGAAACATTATTTTTAGGAACCTATACAAAACGTGAAAGTGAAGGGGTTTACACAATTACATTAGATACAGAAAAAAAACAATTGGAGAACTTAACTTTGATTGCTAAAGTTGACAGTCCAACTTATCTTGGCTTATCAAAAAATCAAGATTTTTTATATGCTGTAGCTAAAGTTGATGGTGATGGTGGCATGTCTTCTTATAAAAAAGATGCTTCTGGTACTTATCAATTAGTGAACTCTGTTACTGCCGCTGGTGCTCCACCATGTTATGTAGGTGTTGATGATGCTAGAGGGTTCCTTTATACAGCAAACTACCATAAGGGTGAAATTGGCGTCTTAAAAGTTGCAGAAGATGGAACATTAACATTAGTTGACACTGTAGCTCATACAGGTTCTAGCGTTCATGAAAATCAAACGAGCCCACATGCTCATTATTCTGATTTAACACCGGATCATAACTATGTAGTCGCATGCGATTTAGGAACAGACAGTGTTTATTCTTATTCTGTTTCAACTGAAGGCAAATTAACAGAAGTAAGTCGTTATAATGCAGCACCTGGTACTGGTCCACGTCATCTTGTTTTTAACCCAAATGGAAAAATTGCTTATTTATTTGGTGAATTATCTAGTGTTGTCATTGTTTTAGGATATGATGCAACGACTGGTGCTTTTACTGAAATCCAAACCATTTCAACAATTCCAAATAACTTTACTGATTTTAATGGAGGAGCAGCTATTCGTGTTTCATCAGATGGTAAATTTTTATACGCTTCAAATCGTGGTCATGATTCAATTGTTGTTTACTCGATTTCAAATGAAGGAAAAACACTTGAACAAATTCAATTAATTGCTTCGGAAGGTCAAATTCCGCGTGATTTCAATCTAGATTCAACAGAAGATTTTGTGATTGTTGCACACCAAGATTCAGATAATTTAACTCTTTTTTCAAGAGATCGTGAAACAGGCTTGCTAAATATGATTCAAAAAGATGTTTATGCACCAGAATGTGTCTGTGTATTGCGATAA
- a CDS encoding glyoxalase/bleomycin resistance/extradiol dioxygenase family protein: MVHNIHHISGFTKSAKESIYFYTEILGLRLVKNTVNQENTKMRHLFFGDYQGTPGTLLTFFEISKLGQRRDFNNYFSTNYLAIPKGSLQFWKERLLQFNVESHQDDEGLEFTDFDDFKLKLIETDEQIQSEKATQHSTVPAHYQIIRIAGTSLVVENPTLTNQFLHTYLGIKSTETLPLNNRTSFTIVKKSSELAKSRIGRGSIDHIAYSAATAADLEELYQTALANQFKIEEYVDRGYFKSLYVKEPNGLRIEIATELPGFLIDEDLATLGENLALPAFLETKRTTITKTLEEL, translated from the coding sequence ATGGTTCACAATATCCATCATATCTCAGGTTTTACAAAATCTGCTAAAGAGTCAATCTATTTTTATACAGAAATTTTAGGTTTACGTTTGGTTAAAAATACTGTTAATCAGGAAAATACAAAAATGCGTCACTTGTTTTTTGGAGATTATCAGGGTACTCCTGGAACTCTACTCACTTTTTTTGAAATTTCAAAATTGGGCCAACGAAGGGATTTTAACAATTATTTTTCAACAAACTATTTAGCTATCCCAAAAGGTAGTTTACAATTTTGGAAGGAACGATTGCTTCAATTTAATGTTGAGAGTCATCAGGATGATGAAGGTCTTGAATTTACAGATTTTGATGATTTTAAACTTAAATTAATTGAAACTGACGAACAAATCCAATCTGAAAAAGCTACTCAGCACTCTACAGTTCCTGCTCACTATCAAATTATTCGAATTGCTGGAACTAGTTTAGTCGTAGAAAACCCCACTTTAACAAATCAGTTTTTACACACTTATTTAGGGATTAAGTCAACTGAGACCCTTCCACTAAATAATAGGACTAGCTTTACGATTGTCAAAAAAAGTTCTGAGTTGGCCAAGTCAAGAATTGGCCGTGGATCTATTGATCATATTGCCTATAGTGCCGCAACAGCTGCTGATTTAGAGGAACTTTATCAAACGGCTTTAGCAAATCAATTTAAGATTGAGGAGTATGTTGATCGTGGCTATTTCAAAAGCTTATATGTTAAAGAGCCAAATGGCCTTCGCATTGAAATTGCTACTGAACTACCTGGTTTTCTGATTGATGAAGATCTCGCCACATTAGGTGAAAATTTAGCTCTACCTGCTTTTTTAGAAACAAAACGAACAACTATTACAAAAACATTGGAGGAACTATAA
- a CDS encoding ring-cleaving dioxygenase produces the protein MNNLKGIHHVTAMTSSAERNYQFFTEVLGMRLVKKTVNQDDIQTYHTFFADDKGSAGTDMTFFDFPNIQKGIKGTNSISRTSFRVPTDAAIDFWLKRFDEFSVEHGEIETKFGKKILTFSDFDDQHYQLISDEFNHGVPAGIPWQKGPVPYEFAIVGLGPIFLTVADLEPMKLMLEEVMGFKQIETEAGFHLFEVGEGGNGAQVIVEERTDLLPAREGFGNVHHVAFRVENRQVLDEWIERIHSFGLPQSGYVNRFYFESLYVRVGPILFEFATDGPGFMQDEPYETVGESLSLPPFLEEQREYIESAVRPFNTKRSE, from the coding sequence ATGAATAATTTAAAAGGAATACACCATGTAACAGCAATGACAAGTAGTGCAGAACGTAATTATCAATTTTTCACTGAAGTATTAGGAATGCGCTTAGTCAAAAAAACAGTCAATCAAGATGATATTCAAACTTACCACACTTTTTTTGCAGATGATAAAGGCAGTGCTGGTACTGATATGACATTCTTTGACTTCCCGAATATTCAAAAAGGGATCAAAGGAACAAATTCTATTTCTCGAACTTCATTCCGTGTCCCAACTGATGCCGCTATTGATTTTTGGTTAAAACGCTTTGATGAATTTTCTGTTGAACATGGCGAAATTGAGACTAAATTTGGTAAAAAAATCTTAACCTTTTCTGATTTCGATGATCAACATTATCAACTGATTTCAGATGAATTCAATCATGGAGTTCCAGCTGGTATTCCATGGCAAAAAGGTCCTGTCCCTTACGAGTTTGCGATTGTTGGTTTAGGTCCAATTTTCTTAACAGTTGCTGATTTAGAGCCAATGAAATTAATGCTTGAAGAAGTTATGGGATTTAAACAAATTGAAACAGAGGCTGGGTTCCATTTATTTGAAGTTGGTGAAGGAGGAAATGGTGCTCAAGTTATTGTTGAAGAGCGAACTGATTTATTACCTGCTAGAGAAGGGTTTGGAAATGTTCACCACGTTGCCTTCAGAGTTGAAAATCGTCAAGTTTTAGACGAATGGATTGAACGCATTCATAGTTTTGGCTTGCCTCAATCAGGCTATGTGAATCGTTTTTATTTTGAATCTTTATATGTTCGAGTAGGCCCAATTTTGTTTGAATTTGCAACTGATGGTCCTGGATTTATGCAAGATGAACCTTACGAAACAGTTGGTGAATCTTTATCACTTCCGCCATTCTTGGAAGAACAACGCGAGTATATAGAAAGTGCTGTCCGACCTTTTAATACAAAAAGGAGTGAATAA
- a CDS encoding alpha/beta hydrolase — MEHYFKAGLTTAPPLLLLHGTGGDEHSLLKIAEELSPNSTILSLRGTVSEQGANRFFKRFAEGQFDLENLELKTDELLATVKELSKKYQISFDQWVLVGYSNGANIAGHLLLERENSFKRGLLFHAMSLGKHEATFDLSTSSIWLSAGINDPIVPKSASETLRDSFLQRDGNVDMVWTNAGHQLTYPELEKAKEWLKKEFPKDEFV, encoded by the coding sequence ATGGAACATTATTTTAAAGCTGGCTTAACTACTGCCCCACCTTTATTACTTTTACATGGTACTGGTGGAGATGAACACTCATTGCTTAAAATCGCAGAAGAGTTATCACCAAATTCTACTATCCTTTCTTTAAGAGGAACTGTTTCTGAACAAGGAGCTAATCGCTTTTTTAAACGCTTTGCTGAAGGACAGTTTGATTTAGAAAATTTGGAGTTAAAAACAGATGAACTACTAGCTACGGTTAAAGAACTTTCAAAAAAATATCAGATTTCTTTTGATCAGTGGGTCCTTGTTGGGTATTCAAACGGGGCCAATATTGCCGGTCATCTGCTTTTAGAACGAGAAAATAGTTTTAAAAGAGGCCTTTTATTTCATGCAATGTCCTTAGGCAAACATGAAGCAACATTTGATTTAAGTACTAGCAGTATTTGGCTTTCAGCTGGTATAAATGATCCAATTGTACCAAAATCAGCTTCTGAAACATTAAGGGATAGCTTTCTCCAACGTGATGGAAATGTTGATATGGTCTGGACAAATGCCGGTCATCAACTCACTTATCCAGAGTTAGAAAAAGCAAAAGAATGGTTAAAAAAAGAATTTCCTAAGGATGAATTCGTATGA
- a CDS encoding flavin reductase family protein, whose protein sequence is MIHFTSDKLSKKQQYKFLSGSIIPRPIAWITTLTADGKTVNLAPFSFFSGVSNELPLLSIAILRQNGEMKDSARNLLATKEAVIHIVDESLIHVMNQTSRSLAPDQSEVELTNLTLEPSLSVQVPGISEAKIRFETTLHQYVPIKNQQDQIVTDLFILAVSDFHFSESVFDQKNDYILTEKLLPVARLAGNKYATLADEYTVKRPK, encoded by the coding sequence ATGATTCATTTTACAAGTGATAAACTGTCAAAAAAGCAACAATATAAGTTTTTAAGTGGTAGCATCATTCCTAGGCCAATTGCCTGGATTACAACATTAACCGCTGATGGTAAAACAGTTAATTTAGCACCTTTTAGTTTTTTCAGCGGAGTTTCAAACGAACTTCCATTACTTTCTATTGCCATTTTACGTCAAAATGGTGAAATGAAAGATTCTGCTCGAAATCTTCTTGCAACAAAAGAAGCTGTCATTCATATTGTTGATGAAAGTTTGATTCATGTTATGAACCAAACCTCTCGTTCTTTAGCTCCTGACCAAAGTGAAGTAGAGCTAACAAACTTAACACTTGAACCAAGCCTTTCTGTTCAAGTACCTGGTATTTCAGAAGCAAAAATTCGTTTTGAAACCACATTACACCAGTATGTTCCAATAAAAAATCAGCAAGATCAAATAGTTACTGATTTATTTATTTTAGCCGTGAGTGATTTTCATTTTTCTGAATCTGTCTTTGATCAAAAAAATGACTATATTTTAACAGAAAAACTATTACCTGTCGCTCGACTAGCTGGTAATAAATATGCGACTTTAGCTGATGAATATACCGTAAAACGTCCTAAATAA
- a CDS encoding EAL domain-containing protein, translating into MKEADIRVAITAQNYELYYQPKFESVEKKLIGAEALMRLKVNEKVLRPDDFMPIVNEMEQMETMQNFLIHEVVTKLNSEELVNYDFSISLNMNSSEFVHKEHMDEVLLFFKNELINPNKLEIEITERREFPDFDLAVSYLEKLKETGIKVSLDDFGRGFNSLAYLRMLPIDVLKIDRAFMNEVLTDKKVQMIVKAVIQLAHDLDILVLAEGMETKQQVEFMDQMGCDTYQGFYFGSPVPYAVFQETWLPFLQ; encoded by the coding sequence GTGAAAGAAGCAGACATTCGTGTAGCGATAACTGCACAAAATTATGAACTCTATTATCAGCCCAAATTTGAAAGTGTAGAGAAGAAATTAATTGGTGCTGAAGCACTTATGCGATTAAAAGTTAATGAAAAAGTGTTAAGACCAGATGACTTTATGCCAATTGTCAATGAAATGGAACAAATGGAAACGATGCAAAATTTTTTAATTCATGAAGTTGTAACGAAATTAAATTCAGAAGAGTTAGTCAATTATGATTTTTCAATTTCACTTAATATGAACTCTAGCGAATTTGTGCATAAAGAACATATGGATGAAGTTTTATTGTTTTTTAAAAATGAGTTAATAAACCCCAATAAACTAGAAATTGAGATTACGGAAAGAAGAGAATTTCCTGATTTTGATTTAGCCGTTAGCTATTTAGAAAAACTAAAAGAAACTGGGATTAAGGTCAGCTTAGATGATTTTGGTAGAGGGTTTAATTCGTTAGCCTATTTACGCATGTTGCCTATAGATGTCTTGAAAATTGATCGTGCCTTTATGAATGAAGTATTAACGGATAAGAAAGTTCAAATGATTGTTAAAGCAGTGATTCAATTAGCCCATGACTTAGACATTTTAGTATTGGCGGAAGGTATGGAAACAAAGCAACAAGTTGAGTTTATGGATCAAATGGGTTGTGACACTTATCAAGGATTCTATTTTGGTTCTCCAGTTCCGTACGCTGTATTTCAAGAAACGTGGTTGCCATTCCTTCAATAA
- a CDS encoding NUDIX hydrolase, with amino-acid sequence MTREKCFYIKVLSDLVTTIREYRLPGGFVNPTESTNESCLRETQEETGVKLTELNIEQLYTFSTPNRDPRGWVITTSYIAFLNQEVLTAGDYASDVKWFNIDIEGDLVMLTEGDIVIQLDIQKEATLVSSQERLAFDHGEIISTAFKRIRGKMYSQPRVLTILGESFTITEARKVFAKFLGLDYKKIDHSNFKKDLLKFVKEVDERPTGVGRPSKFYAVDSPYLT; translated from the coding sequence ATAACTAGGGAGAAATGCTTTTATATCAAGGTTTTATCCGACCTAGTTACGACTATCCGGGAATACAGGTTACCAGGAGGTTTTGTCAATCCTACAGAATCAACAAATGAAAGTTGTTTAAGAGAAACTCAAGAAGAAACCGGCGTCAAGCTAACCGAGTTAAATATTGAACAATTATATACTTTTAGTACGCCTAATCGTGATCCACGAGGATGGGTGATTACAACGAGCTATATTGCTTTTTTAAATCAAGAAGTACTGACAGCGGGGGACTATGCTAGCGATGTTAAATGGTTTAATATTGATATTGAAGGTGATCTAGTCATGCTAACTGAAGGGGATATTGTGATTCAATTAGATATCCAAAAAGAAGCAACTCTTGTCTCTAGTCAAGAACGTTTGGCTTTTGATCACGGAGAAATTATTAGTACAGCCTTTAAACGCATACGTGGAAAAATGTACTCCCAGCCTCGTGTATTAACGATTTTAGGTGAGAGTTTTACAATTACAGAGGCTAGAAAAGTCTTTGCTAAATTTTTAGGTCTAGATTATAAAAAGATCGACCATTCTAATTTTAAAAAAGATTTATTGAAATTTGTCAAAGAAGTGGATGAAAGACCGACTGGAGTTGGACGCCCATCTAAATTTTATGCTGTAGATAGTCCTTATTTGACTTAA